A stretch of Citrobacter amalonaticus Y19 DNA encodes these proteins:
- a CDS encoding IS5-like element ISKpn26 family transposase — translation MSHQLTFADSEFSTKRRQTRKEIFLSRMEQILPWQNMTAVIEPFYPKAGNGRRPYPLETMLRIHCMQHWYNLSDGAMEDALYEIASMRLFARLSLDSALPDRTTIMNFRHLLEQHQLARQLFKTINRWLAEAGVMMTQGTLVDATIIEAPSSTKNNEQQRDPEMHQTKKGNQWHFGMKAHIGVDAKSGLTHSLVTTAANEHDLNQLGNLLHGEEQFVSADAGYQGAPQREELAEVDVDWLIAERPGRVKTLKQHPRKNKTAINIEYMKASIRAKVEHPFRIIKRQFGFVKARYKGLLKNDNQLAMLFTLANLFRADQMIRQWERSH, via the coding sequence ATGAGCCATCAACTCACCTTCGCCGATAGTGAATTCAGCACTAAGCGCCGTCAGACCCGAAAAGAGATTTTCCTCTCCCGCATGGAGCAGATTCTGCCATGGCAGAATATGACCGCTGTCATCGAGCCGTTTTATCCCAAGGCGGGCAATGGCCGACGGCCCTATCCGCTGGAGACCATGCTGCGTATTCACTGCATGCAGCATTGGTACAACCTGAGCGACGGTGCCATGGAAGATGCCCTGTACGAAATCGCCTCCATGCGCCTGTTTGCCCGATTATCCCTGGATAGCGCCCTGCCGGATCGCACCACCATCATGAATTTCCGCCACCTGCTCGAGCAGCATCAACTGGCCCGTCAATTGTTCAAGACCATCAATCGCTGGCTGGCCGAAGCAGGCGTCATGATGACCCAAGGCACTTTGGTGGATGCCACCATCATTGAGGCACCCAGCTCTACCAAGAACAATGAGCAGCAACGCGATCCGGAGATGCATCAGACCAAGAAAGGCAATCAGTGGCACTTTGGCATGAAGGCCCACATTGGTGTCGATGCCAAGAGTGGCCTGACCCACAGCCTGGTCACCACCGCGGCCAACGAGCATGACCTCAATCAGCTGGGTAATCTGCTTCATGGAGAGGAGCAATTTGTCTCAGCCGATGCCGGCTACCAAGGAGCGCCACAGCGCGAGGAGCTGGCCGAGGTGGATGTGGACTGGCTGATCGCCGAGCGTCCCGGCAGGGTAAAAACCTTGAAACAGCATCCACGCAAGAACAAAACGGCCATCAACATCGAATACATGAAAGCCAGCATCCGGGCGAAGGTGGAGCACCCATTTCGCATCATCAAGCGACAGTTCGGCTTCGTGAAAGCCAGATACAAGGGGTT
- a CDS encoding C2H2-type zinc finger protein: protein MEELFTCPICKLSFGHKARLRKHIKKHTKSLEKNLAKANSTKKAEHEKMLIQERIARTGSAFKNESERNKYFERRRAENPIFDIDTPIRKASFIVNAGAFGLGKSRKN from the coding sequence ATGGAAGAATTATTCACTTGTCCGATATGTAAACTCTCATTTGGCCATAAAGCTAGGTTGAGAAAGCATATAAAAAAGCATACGAAATCCCTTGAAAAGAATCTCGCTAAGGCCAACTCAACCAAAAAGGCTGAGCATGAAAAGATGCTTATTCAGGAGAGGATTGCAAGGACAGGTAGCGCTTTTAAAAATGAATCGGAGAGAAATAAGTACTTTGAAAGAAGGCGTGCTGAAAACCCCATATTTGATATCGATACGCCGATCAGAAAGGCCTCGTTTATAGTGAATGCCGGTGCCTTTGGTTTGGGTAAATCCAGAAAAAACTAG
- a CDS encoding DUF2703 domain-containing protein has protein sequence MKILPIIWQRLVTEDGKTCDRCGNTYLEMLRAIELLREELIPLGIEPVLRTKTISEQEFKAQPLESNKILVGNKPLEEWLDAQTGASPCCDACGDEDCRTLALGSDVFEAIPANLIVEAGVKAAQALL, from the coding sequence ATGAAAATATTACCTATCATCTGGCAACGCCTCGTAACGGAGGATGGTAAAACCTGTGATCGCTGTGGAAATACCTATCTGGAAATGCTAAGAGCTATCGAGCTGTTACGGGAAGAGCTGATCCCGTTAGGTATAGAGCCTGTTTTACGAACGAAAACCATTTCCGAGCAGGAGTTCAAAGCTCAACCACTGGAATCAAATAAGATCTTGGTTGGGAATAAACCATTAGAAGAATGGCTTGATGCGCAAACAGGCGCTAGTCCTTGTTGCGATGCTTGTGGCGATGAAGATTGCCGAACGTTAGCTCTTGGTTCTGATGTTTTTGAGGCAATACCTGCGAATTTAATCGTTGAAGCAGGCGTAAAAGCTGCACAAGCACTTCTATAA
- a CDS encoding rhodanese-like domain-containing protein yields the protein MDDAKEVCPTTTQKLLQEGAILVDVRERDEIEALSFDVPSLIVMPMSELEARYSELPQDVPLIFACRKGVRSLKATYFLMFHGYTNVTNMKFGIERWVARGFPIKGDPSAVEARIEDSCCG from the coding sequence ATGGATGATGCAAAAGAAGTCTGCCCAACAACAACACAAAAATTGTTACAGGAGGGGGCGATATTAGTGGATGTAAGAGAAAGAGATGAAATAGAGGCACTGTCATTTGACGTTCCGTCACTGATTGTCATGCCAATGAGTGAATTGGAGGCTAGATATAGTGAGCTTCCCCAAGATGTGCCACTGATCTTCGCTTGCAGAAAGGGTGTGCGAAGTTTGAAAGCGACATACTTTTTAATGTTCCACGGCTATACAAATGTGACGAACATGAAATTTGGCATTGAACGCTGGGTTGCACGCGGATTTCCAATTAAAGGTGATCCATCTGCTGTTGAAGCGAGGATCGAAGACAGTTGTTGTGGCTAG